Part of the Vulpes vulpes isolate BD-2025 chromosome 13, VulVul3, whole genome shotgun sequence genome, AAAGGAGAATCGGTTTAGATACAGATAAGCAAAACTGAAACTGGTAGGACTTGGTGATTGCAGGGGAATATGCGGGAAGCCTTAAGAGTCACTCTAAGATCTCTGAATTAGATGAATTGTTGGATGGctgtatctttaaaatagaaaataaacagggATGATTTCAAAGGGGATGATGATTAAGTGCATTTTGGATATGaagagtttggggttttttttttttttaagattttctttatttgagagagaccaagacccagagagatcccagagggagagggagaagcagactcgcctgCTGAGCGGAGAACCCgatgcagggttcgatctcaggaccccgagatcatgacctgagacaaaggcagacaaccCACCGAGCCACGCAGGCGCTCGGAGTTTGGGGTATTTTTAAGTGTGTATGTCCAGcaggtggatggatagataggcGTGTTGCTCTCATATACAATGACTCTGAAGCAGAGACCATTAGCCTATATGTAATAGATTTAAAACCTACGCATAGATATACTCAGGGAAGTATTTTACAGGAAGAAGGGCTGAGGACTACGGAAGAAGGGGAGACGATGGACTGCTTTAAAAGCAACACGCAATTTTAGTCAGGTAAGTAGTGTCTAAGTGCACTGGCTTTAACCATCAAGTCATCCCTGACGCTGTAAGTTGGCAATCCGGGTGGAACACAGAACAACTATTCATTAAAGAAGGACAGAGAGGATGGAAGAAGAGGTAAATGGCTAAGTTACTTCATACGGTGTAGCCCTTCTACAGCtcacccaagaaaacaaaaccaaaataggaACATAAGAGCCCGGTGGGGTAGTGCTCTGGGCACGTGGCAATTGGTGGAGGTGCATCCATTGTGAAGTCAGCGGAGGTTCGCTGGGcttgcaaataaaaatgtttataattccCCAAAGAATTTTCTAAGACCAGCTCTGTGAAACAAAGTGTGCTATTGGATGTCCcattaaatgaaacaaagattcCCTATAGGCAACCTTAGGGGCATGTAACATTTGCTCTCAATCATAAGAATTGATAGTGAAAATGCACTCTACATGGAGCAGGACATGTCATAACACACCATTTGGCTATTTGAAAAACATCAAATACATACATCAGTGTCCAAAAAGAACTGTGCAAAACCGGCAGTATATGGACAAGAAACCTCTGGGCAGCTCTGTGACTCTAGCACTAGTTTGTCCACTAATAGGGCAATACATTCATAATTTATTCAAAGACAACACTTAAAATCATTTCGAGGCAGCATTTCAGGGGCTTTAGATCAAATAATTTGATAATGTATGCATCTGTCCCATTTGTCAGTAAAATGACCCTTTGTTCTTTAATAAATACAACTTCAAAGTTAGTGTCTTTATCATCTAGTTGTTTTAAGTATTTATCTGTAACAAatcctataaatattttcaaatctgcAAATGTATagaatgttaatttaaaaatttcatatggAATTTTTGGCTAGTAGTTAggtatatggatttttttttaaagattcatttattggagagaaagagaaagagcccaCAAGCCGGCAGGGGTGGggtcagggagggcagagggagagggagagaatcccaagcggactccaccctgagcaagAAGTgccacctggggcttgatctcatgaccctgagatcatgacctgtgctgaaatcaatagtcaagacacttaaccaactgtgccatccaggtgccctttggTATTTAGGAACATGTATTAGAGAATGAGGAACCGCTGACTCACTTATCCATTCGAAAATTCATTGTTTCTTATTCACTACGTGTCACAGTACCGTTAGAGGGGCCGTGGAGGTACAAAGATGAAAACGACATGTTATTGGCTCTCTTGTTTATGACTGTTgggaaaactgcaaaaaaaaaatcatagggaaAGCTAAAATGTAGCCAATAATTATGGGATATCAAAAGAAGGATATGTAGAGAGGAACCAGAGGAACAATGAAAACACGTCTTAAGTGACAAATACTAAATGGTCAAAGAATTGAGTAGGCTGGTAGAGTTTATTTCGCCTTTGCAAGTCACACCGTGGGGGACATTTGTTAATTGTGTCCCCAGTGTCACTACAGGCCATTCCCAGCCATGAATTTGGGGGGGGTTGCCCCTCGGCAGCTCCAGGGAGAGGCCTTGGGTGGCTCATGGATAACAGGTACTCACAAAGACTGGCTCAGGAAAGGACACGGGGTGAAGCGATGGCTCTTAGGGCTTTGGGGGGCAGAAAGGCGTCTTCTTGTTTGGGTGTTCATAGTGAGACTCTCTTTTTAAGTGGACAAGGGTGAGAAAGGATGAAGCCCGAGGGGCTGGTTGCAGCCATCTGTCACCAGTGAGAAAAGAGCCTGCCTCAAAAGGGAAGTAGCACTGAAGAGGCATAGCTGGAAAATGGGGAGACTGGGCCCTGGTAATATTGGTGAGCCCTGAACCATGTCACGCTTCCTGGTTTTGTGAACAAATTCCTTTTAAGGCCACCAGATTAAGTTGTGAGACCCGTATCTTCCAACCTAGAGAAGCCTAAcgtaactatttaaaaattaagataggTGAAGCTTAGGGGGAATGCATTTCTTTGaattcctctcctcctcccccccaaaatAACCAGTAGGTTCGGTATCAACATAAACATCTCAAAGGATGGGaaggattataaaatatatacaatctcATGTTACATGCAGACGCATGACACAAAATAGCTCTTTCTAGAGCAAATCTGGATGTAAAGGCCTTGCAACTCAAGGGAGGACTCACTTTACCATGCGAAGGCAGAACGTTACACCCCTACTCCCATATAGTTCTGTCTATGGTGAGCGTAGAGGATCTAAGAAAATGTACACACCCAAGCCCTGAGGAGGCTATTTTAAAGCAAGACCCAATGAATGAAACTTAACTTGATGTGAAATGACCCTGACCCTAAAGtatgaagatcaaatgaaaaCTGAAAGAGGCAGATAATCTATTCAGTGTCTAAATGATACCCAGTTATTAAATGTTCGGAAATTATTCgtaataatacattttactgaACTCTTACTTAGAcctctgtcattttattttaaaaataaagtctacgaGGATGTACACACAGGTAACCCGTGAACAGTATGAAAGAGCTTTCTCAGCTGTTTTGTGCCCAGAGGCCTTAActgaaaaggaagattttttaaaatatattttatttattcatgatagacagagacacagagagaggcagagacacaggcagagggagaagcaggctccatgcagggagcctgacgagggactcgatcccgggaccccaggatcaggccctgggccaaaggcaggtgctaaaccgctgagccacccagagatcccagattctttttttaaaaaaagacttatttgggcagcctgggtggctcagcggtttagcgcctccttcagcccagggcctggtcttggagacccgggatcgaggcccacatccggctccctgcatggagcctgcttctccctctgcctgtgtctctgcctctctctctctctgtgtgtctctcatgaataaataaaaatttccaaaaaaagaaataattatagattcacaaaaagttgcaaagatatAGAGAGGTTCCTTCTACTCGGTTTTCCCCAGCGGTTGCATCTTACATCCTTACAACACAAAAACCAGGAATTTGACATGGGAACAAGGTGTATAGTCCATGTGTAGACGTGTGTGACCATCATGATCAGATCACAGAACTACtgaggcagcctggggggctcagtggtttagtgctgcccttgggccggggtgtgatcctggagacccgggattgagtcccatgtcgggctccctgcctgtgtctctgcctgtctctctgtgtgtctcatgaataagtaaataaaatcttaaaaaaaaaaaaaaaggactacagAACTATTTTATTAACACAAAGATTTCCCTTGCTCTTCTCTTTACATTCACACCCACCCCATCCCTCAGTACAAAGGTCTTGTAACTCCGTTGTAAGaggagtatttattttctatttgaaccTGGTCCAGTCTGTTTCATTTCTGTAAAACACTGTTCCCATCCTTTGTTCCCATCCTGTGAATTCATGTCACACTTAATAGGTcctcatcctcaatttctttctttcttttcttttcttctttctttctcttcttcctttttttctttcttctttctttctttctttctttctttctttctttctttcttctttctttctttccttttctttcttttctcatcctcAATTTCAAAGACAATGCAATCAACCCGCTCCTCCACTTATTTGCCTTATTCCAGAATTCGGTTCAGAAGACACACAAATACACCTGACCTGGGGTGCACTCCCTTCTCAAGGCTGGGGTCcactttttcctgtctttttgctAAGGGCCCCTCTTTGGTTTTCCTGGTTTCAGGCTCTTTTCTCACATCACTGGCAAGTCTCCAGACCCTGATACCTAATTTATTATTCCAACATAAAGGAACCAGATTTCCAAAACAGGACTGACTCCACGAATTTACTGATTCGCTGCTGGGAGATTCACAGCGGACCAATAGGGTTGGTTCCACCTACCAAGAAAATTCGAAATACACTTGCAGGGTTGCATgcggatatttaaaaaaaagaaaaagagaaagtgatggCCCTACGGTGGCTTAGTGGAACCTCGGTGCAGCTCAGGAAATGTGTGGGCCACAGGGCTCAACCCTGGCCCTCCAGTCTTCAAACCCGAAGGGCACTTGGGGGCTCGGGCTCTCCGACCGCCTTCCCGgagcgcggcgggggcgggggcgggggcgggggcgggcgcgggggggggggaggtcccTGCGCTCCACACCTGCCGCCGCCTCCCGGCCCTGCGCTCACTTCCCCGGTGCAGTCTTGCGGGGGGGCCCGGGGCAGCGTCTACCTCGCAGACCGGAGCCGCGACTGCAGCCTGGATTCTGCGGATACTGAGCCACGCGGAACGCCGCTGCCCCGAGCCGGCCGCGCCCGCCCtgcgccgccgcccgggccccgcgctcccgccccccCGGCCTCTGCGGGCATCACCGCACTCTCCGTGCACGCCGAGGCCCACGGGACCCCGAGACCTCAGGCCCGCCCTCCGCGCGGCTTCGGGGCCGcctccgcccgccccgcgcccccggcctctCCCGCCGCCCGCGGCCATGGCGGCCCGGCGGGGCCCGGCGCTCGCGCTCGCCAGCCTCGGACGGCGGCCGCCCGCGCCGCTCGGGGGCGGAGGCCGGGGCCCGCGGGCCCGCGGCGCGGCCCTGTGCTCCGCTCCCGGGGGAGACCGcggaggccccgcggcccgcTCGCCGGAAGGACCGGCCGGCGCGGAGAGGCGCCCGGCGAGCGAAGAGTTAACGGCGGCCGAGCGGCGGATCGCGGACCTGCACGCCGCCGCCTGCGCGGTgaggccccgccccagccccgcccacccggcccgggccccgcccacccggcttcgggcccgccccgcccggccccgcccacctgGCTCTGGCCACGCCcacccggctccggctccggccccgccccgggcctcgtGCGCCTGCGCGCCGCCGGCCGCAGGAGAGGTCGGTGCAAGCCCGCGCCCTGCTCCCTCCGGCTTCCGACGAGCCCGCGCGCTTCCCGCTCCGACCCTCAGTTCCCTCTGATGGGCAAAGAGTTAACACGCGTCTGCATTAAATGTGGGTCCTTTGTGATCAGCGGCCGAGCTAAACTCCGGTGCCAGTTTGGGCCCCATCAGGAcggcgtgtgcgcgtgtgcgcgcgtgtgtgcgcgcgAGGGGGGGTCCCAAGGCGTTGGTGGAGGACGCAGAGGAGCTGAGAAGTcacgggagaagcaggctgtgtgTTTGTACTCTCGGTTAAACATTTAGCCATCCAATGATACTaataatgcacatttttttctctttttttttaatgcaaaatttttaaaaaaaaaacttaatttttgctTCTATCCTTTCGTCCCTTCTCTCCACCCTAACAGCACAGCTGTAAAGGAAACTCTAATCAGGCACTTGCATTCTTCCCAGACCCATCTTGAGCTCCGTTGTCTTCGGTTTGGAGGGTCAGGCCATCACTTACCAGTACCGATATCACCATCATCTCCCCCCAGAGTTGCTAGCACCTCAGACTGTATCAGTTTGAAGGGagcattttcattctcttgagtGAGCAGAAGATTTGTAGCATGAAGATGTAGAAAACGATGCAAAAGTAACCTATTTAATTCACTGTGTGTGACCAGTATTTGATGTCTGGTGTAGGTACAGTTACCTGGTGATGCTTGAGCCAAGGGAGTAGAGAAGAAAACTTTGgagattttctaaaattctaatcCCCCCTCTCCCGCCCACTGCCAGTGAGTAGGCCCTGGAAATCCACTGTTTGGCTCATGGAAGCGTTGAAACCTCTGCATAAAGATTCATCAGGAAATGACTGGCAGCTTTTGATTGATCTTGTTTATAGTCGGTTAAAAATAACGTGTACTTTGTTGCCAATCATCACCATATACGTAAGGCGATTATATGCAAAAGTTTCACTCCTTATAGAGCAAAGAGCTGTGAAGACTGGTCAGTCAGcctgggaaaggagagggatttttttctcacttaaggAACCCACACTTGTTTCAGCAGCGTCGGTATCACAGGTGAAGTAGCTATCTGGGGACCAGAAGTGAATCCGAAAACAAgtctgtggttttgctttttcaacaaatcagagcccccccccccccccaagggtcctgtccccacACCTCCAGGCAGATGGGTCTCTTACCTTTCTCGGTGCTGATCTGCATCACTGAACATCTTGTTTGCCAGCCACTGTCAGCATTCTGGTCACATCTTTGTTGCCACTATTACTTTA contains:
- the C13H1orf53 gene encoding uncharacterized protein C1orf53 homolog, whose product is MAGFQRGINLTPVEDRKGPCGLCGSLRPISRAHHWEVEPRCSSGNVWATGLNPGPPVFKPEGHLGARALRPPSRSAAGAGAGAGAGAGGGEVPALHTCRRLPALRSLPRCSLAGGPGAASTSQTGAATAAWILRILSHAERRCPEPAAPALRRRPGPALPPPRPLRASPHSPCTPRPTGPRDLRPALRAASGPPPPAPRPRPLPPPAAMAARRGPALALASLGRRPPAPLGGGGRGPRARGAALCSAPGGDRGGPAARSPEGPAGAERRPASEELTAAERRIADLHAAACAAGQLNYVDPATGYVVLTQLAHLERGECCGSACRHCPYGQVNVKDPSKRKKFNSYFYV